DNA from Lactobacillus johnsonii:
TTTGCTCAGTTTAATTTAGAAGAGCATAGTCAAATTTTGAAACAAATAGCTAAAGTGCTTAAAAAGAGCAGATTAGTTGATGAAAATTTATATTACCTGGGAAATGGTGAATTTTTAATTATTTCTAATACAATTGCACCTGGAACTTTGATGGTTTTGAATGATGAATTAAAAGCAGAACTTCGAGCTTTAAAATATGAAGACTATCACCCAGCATTTAAAATGGCTACTCAGCATATTGTTGAGGAAGATTTGATATTATACCCAGATCTTGATGCAATTCTTAAACATTTAAAACGAAAGCTTGAAACAGATTTAGTTGTTGAGTATTTAAAGGGAGTCGAATCATGATAGATGTTTTCTTTATGCTGGCTATTTTAGTTACATTAATATTTTTAATTGCACTTTTTGCTATGATTCATAGTGTTTGGACGATTTATCATCAAACTGAACATACCGTCCTTCATTTAGGAAAGCATCATCATGTTAAATAATTTTTTAGCATTTTCAACTTTAGTATCTATTTGGTTTTCTCTTTTAGCGTCACTAGTAACGCTTTATGGTGCGATTCGCTTTTGGATTAAACATAGTAAAAAGATTGTTTCTATTACCGCTCTAAAACGCTACCCTACGATTACGATTGTAGTACCGGCCCATAATGAAGAGCTTGTAATTGCTAAAACGACAAAAGGAATTCTTGATTTAAACTATCCTGCTTCAAAAATAGAAGTACTTTTATATGCGGATAATTGTCAAGATAAGACAGCTGCTGAGATGCGAAAGGCAGTTGATATGCCTGAATATAGGTATCGAAACGTACAAATTATTGAAAGACAGGGTTCTGGAGGAAAAGCTGGCGTTTTGAATGATGCCTTAGAAATAGCTCAAGGAGAATATATCTGTGTCTATGATGCAGATGCATTACCAGAACAAAATGCCTTGTATTTTTTAGTTAAAAAAGTTTTAGAAAATCCAAGTCGCTACATGGCCACCTTTGGAAGAAATAAAACACGTAATGCAAAGCAAAACTTTTTAACTAGATGTATTAATCAAGAAGTTATTGTCTCTCAACGTATTCAACATGTTGGGGTCTGGAATTTATTTAAAATTGGACGAATTCCAGGAACAAATTTCATCATTAATACCGAGTATGTAAGAAGTATTGGTGGTTGGCAACAGGGTGCTTTAACTGAAGATACAGAAATTTCTTTTCGGATTATGGAAGATGGATACTTGATTGCTTTAGCTTATAATTCAGAAGCGTTTGAACAAGAGCCTGAGCACTTACGTGATTATTATTATTATCAACGATTGCGCTGGGCAAAAGGAAACTATCAAGTTGTGATAAATAATTTTAAGCATTTATTTGATAGGAGTAATTGGCGCGTTAAATTAGAAACGTTTTATTTAACCTGTATTTTCTTTTGGTTTAACTTAGCGGTTGTTCTTTCCGATATTATCTTCTTCGTAGATTTAGGATGTGTAGTGGCAAGATTTTTTAATCCTAAGATACCAATTATTTTTGCAATGGATTCCAATCTCTTACTGATGCAACTTTTATTAATTAATTGGTTACTGATGATTCTTTTATATGTAACTCAAATCAATCTGGCTTTAGCTACACAATATGGACAAGCCACTAGTGATCAAATTTGGTTAGCATTGGGTTCGTATTTTACCTATTCACAATTATTTATTGCTATTTCTATCCAAGCAGTTTGCTCAGTTATCGGGGATAAAATCTTTAAGCGAGACGGTAGTAAATGGGTAAAAACAAAGAGATTTGCAGATTAGGGATAGGGCATGAGAGTTAAAAATTTAATCTTGATTTTAGGTGTGATAGTAGCTTACTTAGGAATTATTGGATATGTAAGGATGAGCAATGATCGCACGATAGAAAAAAGATACTATCAGGTTTGGCGAGAAGATTATATAAAAAATCAAAGTGAAAGTGAGCAGTATGTTAACGCAGCTGGAAAAAATAAGCCACCGTTTGCCTTGTCGGAAGCACAGGGAT
Protein-coding regions in this window:
- a CDS encoding glycosyltransferase family 2 protein is translated as MLNNFLAFSTLVSIWFSLLASLVTLYGAIRFWIKHSKKIVSITALKRYPTITIVVPAHNEELVIAKTTKGILDLNYPASKIEVLLYADNCQDKTAAEMRKAVDMPEYRYRNVQIIERQGSGGKAGVLNDALEIAQGEYICVYDADALPEQNALYFLVKKVLENPSRYMATFGRNKTRNAKQNFLTRCINQEVIVSQRIQHVGVWNLFKIGRIPGTNFIINTEYVRSIGGWQQGALTEDTEISFRIMEDGYLIALAYNSEAFEQEPEHLRDYYYYQRLRWAKGNYQVVINNFKHLFDRSNWRVKLETFYLTCIFFWFNLAVVLSDIIFFVDLGCVVARFFNPKIPIIFAMDSNLLLMQLLLINWLLMILLYVTQINLALATQYGQATSDQIWLALGSYFTYSQLFIAISIQAVCSVIGDKIFKRDGSKWVKTKRFAD